The nucleotide window CAGTTCAGGCTTAATTCCCTGTCCCGGCGTTACGGTGTCCATATGACATGTGAAAAAGATCGGTGCAACCCCTTCTGTTCCTTCGGCTTCCCAGGTAATGACGAGGTTTCCGGCGCCATGTCCGGTTTGCTCCATGGTGTCGTCCTCATAGACATGAAGCCCAAGATCTGTAAACTGCTCTTTTAACACCTTCGAGATGTTCTGTTCATTTTTCGTTTCACTATCAATCTGTACCAGTTCCATGAACTGATCGATAACACGTTGTTGTTTAATCATAGGACTTTCCTCCCTCTCGTGGATGCGGTACAATACAATTACTATGGCTTGTTTATTTTGTTGAAAGGAGTTCTCTCATCATGCAAAAAAAGAAATGGTTCAAAATCATCATCTATCTCATGCTGATCGCCATGATCGGGTCCACCCTTTTCATAGCTCTCGAACCGTTACTGTTCGGATAGCAACCTGAAGCCTTTCGATGGTCTGTTTACAGACGTTGAAGGGCTTCTTTTTCGGTGACCCAATTGATTTGATATGGAAAAATGCGATTAAAGTACGGAACAATCTCGCGCGCTACCTGTTCCACTACATAGGACTTACCCGTTATATCCTCCAGTGAGGTAACGCCATACTGCTCAATTCCACAAGGAACGATCCCCTGAAAACCAGCATGTTGAATGCCTGAGGTGATGTTAAAAGCAAACCCGTGACTGGTCACGAAACCGCGGCGGTGTTTACACCGATTAAATTTGATGCCGATCGCAGCAATCTTCATATCGCCAACCCACACACCGGTGTAACCCTCTTTGCGTCCGGCTTCAATGCCCTGGTCTGATAGATAATCCATAAGCACTTGCTCAAGTTTACGTAAATA belongs to Paenibacillus sp. FSL H8-0079 and includes:
- the prli42 gene encoding stressosome-associated protein Prli42 — translated: MQKKKWFKIIIYLMLIAMIGSTLFIALEPLLFG
- the lipB gene encoding lipoyl(octanoyl) transferase LipB codes for the protein MNKPLDVAYIPMLDYEEAWNRQKAIVQRLDEGEGAEQMLLLQHPPTYTMGSQNHPEHLLLSPEELREQGISLFQIDRGGDITYHGPGQLVGYPLLVLGRDEDLDLHAYLRKLEQVLMDYLSDQGIEAGRKEGYTGVWVGDMKIAAIGIKFNRCKHRRGFVTSHGFAFNITSGIQHAGFQGIVPCGIEQYGVTSLEDITGKSYVVEQVAREIVPYFNRIFPYQINWVTEKEALQRL